AGCAAAGAAGGTGCCATAggtcagagaaaccctgtttctccccctcttctaagcctagagcttagttCTGAGTTTTGGTGGCTGCTCATTGGCTAATTGTTAAGGTCACAGTGATTGCAGCAGAGTCCAGAGCAGGAGGAATTCAGTTAGAGTCCCTACGCAGagtgggaggagagaagagaagtgCGGGAGCTGAAGcaggagataaaaggaggagttGCTGAGCAGTTAGGGGAGGATGTCCAGTTGCAGGTGGGCgttttaggagaaggaggaggtatTTGTGCAGGAGAGAAAGCAGTATCTTCACAGCCTTCCCGAGGTCGAGCGAGGTCTCAATCCGCTCCCTTGGTGttccacagcagagaggaggagaaactTTCTGAGTTCGgtcttccactaaaacagtgagtctaaaGCGACCCTGTGAACTCCAAGCCAGGACTAGTCTAGCGACCACCTTGCACTCTGCTTCACCTACACTTCGTTAAATCTTAATCATCCCTTCAGTTAGATAAACAAGTGAGGAATTGTCTTAAGTGCGCTTCAgtgaaaggaaaggagagagcgttgaagtcaatTGCTAACAAATCAATATTGCTGTTATCGTCATAGTGTTCACttcactgcatactgctgtacctACTTGTACCGTCACCAAGTGCTGCATCTGGGAGTTATGTATATCCAACTGTTACAAAGACCAGCTTAGTAAATCTGCGCACTCCCAAATTACTACAGAAGCTACCGGACTCGTCTCAGttatttcatcggcattccatcccgagggtcaaggttggagtactggcgtcacccgtgacaagacAGGCCTTCCTGTTAAACATACCAAGGTATGTTATTTTGGCCACTGTGCAACAGCTGAGCAGGACATTGTTATCGCCACTGTTCGGAGAGgctacagagccacccgtgacaactgtACTACAAACCCCGTGGTCGGCCCCACTTTGGCGCGCTCAGCTCAGccgctgcaattttcttgtgtAATATACATCCTAAAATGAGCATTGCAATTGGATGAGAAAagaacataggggggggggggggcgctcctgtactatatacagcaggagcaacataggggggcgctcctgtactatatacagcaggagtaacacagggggaggggctcctatactatatatagtagggggaacataggggggcgctcctgtactatatacaacaggagtaacacaggggggcgctcctgtactatatatagtagggggaacataggggggccgctcctgtactatatacaacaggagtaacacaggggggcgctcctatactatatacagcaggggtaacataggggggcgctcctgtactatatacagcaggagtaacataggggggccgctgccatactatatacagcaggggtaacataggggggcgctcctgtactatatacagctgggggaacataggggggcgctcctgtactatatacagcaggggtaacacagaggggcgctcctgtactatatacaacaggagtaacacaggggggcgctcctatactatatacaacaggagtaacacaggggggcgctcctatactatatacagcaggggtaacataggggggccgctcctgtactatatacagcagggggaacataggggggcgctcctgtactatatacaacaggagtaacatagggggggctcctatactatatacagcaggggtaacaaaggggggccgctcctatactatatacagcaggggtaacataggggggcgctcctgtactacATACAGCAGAAGTAacacagggggaggggctcctatactatatacagcaggggtaacataggggggccgctcctgtactatatacaacaggagtaacacaggggggcgctcctatactatatacaacaggagtaacacaggggggcgctcctatactatatacagcaggggtaacataggggggccgctcctgtactatatacagcagggggaacataggggggcgctcctgtactatatacaacaggagtaacataggggggcgctcctatactatatatagtagggggaacatagggggggccgctcctatactatatacagcaggggtaacaaaggggggccgctcctatactatatacagcaggggtaacataggggggcgctcctgtactacatacagcaggagtaacacagggggaggggctcctatactatatacagcaggggtaacataggggggccgctcctgtactatatacagcaggggtaacataggggggccgctcctgtactatatacaacaggagtaacacaggggggcgctcctatactatatacagcaggggtaacataggggggccgctcctatactatatacagcagggggaacatagggggccgctcctatactatatatactagggggaacataggggggcgctcctgtactatatacaacaggagtaacacagggggaggggctcctatactatatacagcagggggaacataggggggcgctcctgtactatatacagcaggggtaacataggggggccgctcctgtactatatacagcagggggaacataggggggcgctcctatactatatacagcaggggtaacatagggggggctcctgtactatatacagcaggagtaacatggggggggcgctcctatactatatacagctgggggaacataggggggcagctcctatactatatacagcaggagtaacataggggggccgctcctgtactatatacagcagggggaacataggggggcgctcctatactatatacagcaggggtaacacagggggggctcctgtactatatacagcaggagtaacataggggggccgctcctatactatatacagctgggggaacataggggggccgctcctatactatatacagcagggggaacataggggggcgctcctatactatatatactagggggaacataggggggcgctcctgtactatatacaacaggagtaacacaggggggcgctcctatactatatacaacaggagtaacacaggggggcgctcttatgctatatacagcaggggtaacataggggggccgctcctgtactatatacagcaggggtaacataggggggcgctcctgtactatatacaacaggagtaacacaggggggcgctcctatactatatacagaagGAGttacataggggggcgctcctatactatatacagcagggggaacatagggggccactcctatactatatatactagggggaacataggggggcgctcctgtactatatacaacaggagtaacacaggggggcgctcctatactatatacagcaggggtaacataggggggccgctcctgtactatatacagcaggggtaacataggggggcgctcctgtactatatacaacaggagtaacacagggggaggggctcctatactatatacagcagggggaacatagggggccgctcctatactatatacaacaggagtaacataggggggcgctcctatactatatacagcagggggaacataggggggccgctTCTGTACAATATACAACAGGAGTAACacaggggggcgctcctgtactatatacagcaggagtaacatagggggggcgctcctgtactatatacaataGGAGTAACACAGGGggccgctcctgtactatatacagcagggggaacacaggggggcgctcctatactatatacaacaggagtaacacaggggggcgctcttatactatatacagctgggggaacataggggggccgctcctgtactatatacagcaggagtaacatagagGGGCGcttctgtactatatacagcagggggaacataggggggcgctcctgtactatatacagcaggggtaacataggggggcgctcctatactatatacagctgggggaacataggggggtgctcctatactatatacagctgggggaacacaggggggcgctcctgtactatatacagcagggggaacataggggggcgctcctatactatatacagctgggggaacacaggggggcgctcctgtactatatacagcaggagtaacataggggggcgctccagtACTATATAAAGcagggggaacataggggggccgctcctatactatatacagcaggagtaacataggggggccgctcctatactatatacagcaggagtaacataggggggcgctcctatactatatacagcaggggtaacataggggggccgctcctatactatatacagcaggggtaacataggggggcgctcctgtactatatacagcaggagtaacatagggggggctcctatactatatacatcaggagtaacatagggggggctCCTATACTATtaacagcaggagtaacatagggggccgctcctatactatatacagcaggagtaacataggggggcgctcctgtactatatacagcaggagtaacataggggggcgctcctgtactatatacagcaggagtaacataggggggccgctagtatactatatacagcaggagtaacataggggggcgctcctgtactatatacaacagggggaacataggggggcgctcctatactatatacagcaggggtaacataggggggccgctcctgtactatatacagcagggggaacataggggggcgctcctgtactatatacaacaggagtaacatagggggggctcctatactatatacagcaggggtaacaaaggggggccgctcctatactatatacagcaggggtaacataggggggcgctcctgtactacATACAGCAGAAGTAacacagggggaggggctcctatactatatacagcaggggtaacataggggggccgctcctgtactatatacaacaggagtaacacaggggggcgctcctatactatatacaacaggagtaacacaggggggcgctcctatactatatacagcaggggtaacataggggggccgctcctgtactatatacagcagggggaacataggggggcgctcctgtactatatacagcaggggtaacatagggggggctcctgtactatatacagcaggagtaacataggggggccgctcctgtactatatacagcagggggaacataggggggccgctcctgtactatatacagcagggggaacataggggggcgctcctgtactatatacagcaggggtaacataggggggccgctcctgtactatatacagcagggggaacataggggggcgctcctatactatatacaacaggagtaacacaggggggcgctcctatactatatacaacaagagtaacacaggggggcgctcctgtactatatacagcagggggaacataggggggcgctcctatactatatacaacaggagtaacacaggggggcgctcctatactatatacaacaagagtaacacaggggggcgctcctatactatatacatcaggggtaacataggggggccgctcctgtactatatacagcaggggtaacatagggggggctcctatactatatacatcaggagtaacatagggggccgctcctatactatatacaacaggagtaacatagggggccgctcctatactatatacaacaggagtaacatgactgggaacactcacaatcctttacccgctcacttatctactaaataaccaatacttacaacttcttgtttctgccaattgtggggtaggccacagcttttatttattaacgaatatcaaaaaactttattgaaaaactttatagaaaaaaccgtccatgctgtccgtatgctaaaactttaaagtccataaacagtccactgaggacgtttgtaagccccgttccttcggcttgcaaaccctcctctacttcctcacagcatggacaaaCAATCCGGGCcaaaccagctgtgacaacttccaacgaTAGTCCTTCAtaaccatcccacctctcccctatccctccagggcgggtgggcgggtgtctctcctccagtcttctcccgtctcttcctgtctcacgactgagctccttccgctccccccccaccctttctcttcctgtctaaactccaccccccttttgctcgctctacttaacccctgctgtacctgttcccagtcatgtgccgcatccttagttagctcgcggcattcaagactgggaacactcacaatcctttacccgctcacttatctactaaataaccaatacttacaacttcttgtttctgccaattgtggggtaggccacagcttttatttattaacgaatatcaaaaaactttattgaaaactttatagaaaaaaccgtccatgctgtccgtatgctaaaactttaaagtccATAAACAGTCCACTgcggacgtttgtaagccccgttccttcggcttgcaaaccctcctctacttcctcacagcatggacaaaaaatccgggccacacgggatgtgccgcgttactacggctcattccgtccccaccccaccaacccgagctaaagctttctcgaccccatcctgcaagccggataggaacgtatccaaccctacctcattgaggtgaacaccgtccctcctcaatgcccccttttccttctcttccagctCCCAATGGCGCACCGCCACCCCTCCGATAGAGTGAACAAACTGCGACATCCGCATGTTgatcagcctcctggctctgtccaCCGCTTCCAGGCTCCTTGCTCCATTCCAGAGCCTCCTCGCGACAATGTCAGACCACACGATGATGCATCCATTAAAACATTCCCGAAAACGCAGTAAGTCCTGTTTCATGATGACCAACAGGTCTCGTGTCTTTGCTTTCCCGAGatcattccccccggcgtgaaccaCCAACACCACTTTCCGGGGGGTACTTCTGGCTATGTCCACCACCAGCTTCCACATGTCGGGCCATTttagcccccggactccgtgccaggttacggatgttccgggtaggcctagctccgatcccaacgggcgtactgctgccctccttTGTGCCCAGTGAATATAGGAATGCCCGACTATGTGTACCTTCCACGGTtctgctgctgcaaataaaaaacaagaaaaacaaaacaagggcAACCAACTTGAAGGACACTGCCTCATATTTAAAGAAAAACGAGGGACCTTTAGGCCCTAACTTAAATCTCGCACCGCCAGATCGGGTCGCACATAAGACTTATATGCCTgggacttccatctcccaagccgTTTTACCCCGTCTTCGTTCATTCCACCCGCATCTGCCGACGTGGCCGCACCGATTCTGAAGGAGTGGGTTCCGAATTCCTTCGGATCGAGGCCCACAGACCTCAAAGCCGATTTTAACCCCGCCGTTACCTGAAAcctggtgagggggaggccggATGCGTGAACCAAAAACTGCTCCCCCGCCGGCCTTGTTGCCATGTAACTGGCTACCGTATCTACTGGGCACCAAACGGCGCCTAGCCGCGAGATCGGCACCCACTCACCTCTACCGAAAACGtcggtttttgattttttaatcctGACCCGTATCCCGTCGTCTACCGGTACCACATCGTCAAACATAAGACCTCCCGGCATAAACTTGCTCTTCGGGACTAACTCGCCGATCCTGAGCGCCGCAAAAAATGCCAGCAAGAACGCCGTCCTAAACAGTAAAACCTCGTACCCGTTGCAGCACGTGACCTCCAAAGTGTCCAATAACTTGCACAACAACCGGTAAGTAATCGGGCGGCGGGCATCCGAGCCggccttttctttcttccacccgcGCACTATCTGGCGAAAAACGAACTCTTTTGTCACGTCTCTGAACCCGTGCAACTTTAGCAAAAAAGCGACGCCCGCAAGATGCTTTTTCGCCGCATCCACCGACGCCCGTCCCGCCCGTAGGGACGCTAACATATCCAGGGTAGCTGACCGGGCCCTCTCGCCCCCAGCTACCCTGCCATCCGTACAACAcaaccattttttccacaccgcattatagtttttccaggttcccactgtcacggatgactcgacaagcttcagcagctctgttctgccagatcccacaagaaaagcgggcagcgtactcccaacgcatccgcctgagggtgccgctctctgaaccgctccatctgcgaacgagagagcgcgtcagctgccacatttttatatcccggcacatgctttgaccgtaaatatatattacgctgtaaacatctcaagaccacatgtctcacgagtgccaacaccggtggggaagatgaagactgccgattaataatgtgcaccaccgcagcattatcagaccaaaaacacactttgtgatcttgtaactcctcaccccatagttccacagccaccaccaacgggaaaaactccaataaagtaatgttttgattccaccgcttagttatccaggatactggccatggttccctgcaccagtggttccggaaaataaCCCCAAATCCGGTAGACCCTGCAGCGTCCGCGGACAGGCTAAGACCTGTACCCGaccactcttccttagggcaCACCACGTGCCCATTGAACGCttccaagaagattttccatgtgtgtaAATCCCCTCGAATCCCGGGCGTGACTCTAATAAAATGATGCGGCTCCTTTACACCCACCGTCGCTAGCGACAGCCTCCGTGAAAAAACGCGACCCATGGGTATCACTTTGCACGCAAAGTTCAATAAACCCAAGAGGACCTGAATTTGGCGCAGCGTAACTTTTTTACACCGTACGACATCGTTAACCGTCTGCCGGAGGCGGGCAATTTTTTCGATCGGTAAtctaaaaaccatttcctcggtgtcgaTCTCGATTCCTAGGAACGTTAACCTTGTCACCGGGCCCATGGTCTTTTCCTCAGACAACGGGACCCCCGCCTCCTGCATCAATGACCGAAATGTGCGTAACAAAAACTCGCAGGTGCCCGATGCCTCCGTACCGACAAACagaaaatcgtcaaggtagtgcgtcaccgatgtgatgcccgtttcgAACCTGAGCATCCATTCCAGGAATGAACTGAAAAGCTCGAAGTAATAGCACGAAATCGAGCAGCCCATCGGCAGACACATATCATAAAAGAACTGATTATCTACCTTGCAACCCAACAAGTGGAAACACTCAGGGTGAATTGGAAGTAGCCGAaaagccgactcaatgtcggctttcgctaactGTGCCCGCTTACCCGCTGCTCTGACCAAAGCGACCGCCTGATCAAATGACGCATAAACCACCGATGCTTGTTCCTTTGtaatgccatcatttaccgactccccttttgggaaggatagatgATGGATCAATCGGAACTTGCCCGCCTCTTTCTTAGGGACTAGCCCCAACGGTGAGACCCGCAAGTTCGCGAACGGTGGTTCGTCGAAGGGGCCCGCCATGCGGCCCGCCGACACCTCTTTGCTGACCTTTTCTCTTACCAATACTATATTATCCAGGGCCGACTTTAAATTTGCGCACAAGGTGGAAGAAGGTTGAAATGAAAAGGGGATTAAAAAACCGTCGGTAAAACCTTGcctaaggattcttgcttcctccctcctgtggtatctgtcgagccactggaagaggtacttgcttttcaccggggttcggtgctccactggcaccgcccCCGGTGACTGGCAGTCTCTGTTTTTTGAAGCAGCGCACCGCGGAGTGTTGTCCTCCGCAGACCGAACATTCGTGCCTAAACTTGCACGTCGCGAAAAAccgacagtggccctcattatagAGCCAGCATGACCCGTTTTGCCGCGGAgaggccgcagggggctgttgcccgccccccgcggcccccccttgAAAGGTAGGTTTTTGCGGGCGTTGGGCTAAAATGAGTTGCAACCATACATcggtcgcttttgtcgcccaactcacggCCGTACCCGACACGCGCCGACgaaagtcctcgtcatagcgccaccacgcggtgcctccgtgcaacttatatgcactgaaAATGGTGTTAAGATAGACCAACATCTCGGGACCTTTCTTAGGGTACTGTTGGCATGTAACGTACGCCAAAACCGTAAACGCTTGAACCCAATTACAGAAAGTCTTAGCGACCTTCGATTTTTTATCCACACGATCCGACACCCTCTCTTTATCCACCGTCACATGGTCCGGAGACAACAGAGACCAAATGTCCACATAAACACCTTTCCGGATCTTATCGAGAAGATCATCCGACACACCGACCCCCAAGGGGGCAACCCCGCAGAACAACGAGTCTGCGTATCTCAACCCTTCCATCGGGTCCACTTCACCTCCGGCTGTTAAgccaccctcctgccccacgggtgGGCCCGCGCCCCCCggggatccacaggacaccgataaaacctcttttttatccattttactCAAAACCGATTTTAATACTAACACCAAATCGTTTTTCTCCGCCACCTTGGCGGGATCCATTACATTTTTCCAAGCATTTAAACAGTCTGACTCaccggcacgaccgtcctccggcatcgccaagggcgAGGTCCCTGCCGTCCTTCTCCCAGGGCTCCTGCCTCTGCTGCTCGATGGCTGCCGCGAACTCACATGCGGAGCGTCGTTTGTCGCATATCCTCCCGCTATCATAAGGTGGCCCCGCTCTGGCCGTCCCGGGGGTGTATCCCGCCTCCTGTGGCGTATGTTGTGCCTGTTTGTTGAAGGTGTTGGCGGAGGTTCCGCATGGCGGTAAGTATCCTGGTGGTGCCGCACACCTGGACTCCTGGATCCGTCGCCCAGAGACTCTCCGCTCGGCCTCCTTATGCTCTCGCTTGCTTGCGCTCCTACTCTCGCAAGCTCATTCTCACGCCTTTGCTGATACCTTGCCCTCCTAGCTCTCTCGCGTTGCCTACGCTTGGCACCCAAACCTTGCCTGTTGCCGCTTGCGCGACTGGCGTAGCCCTGTGAGGAATCCCCCCCACCTGACGATGTTGCCACCACGAAACGTGGGTTGACATAACAAAGTCTCTGTGAGCTAGGGGGCGCTATCGCTTGCTGCTGTGGAAGGTGATATCTGTGAGCCGCGCGACCGCTATGCTCACGGGTCTGGGTGCTGACTATGTACCCGGTGCCAGCGGGCGGGATGTAAGTTACATACCGGCTATGTCGTTGCTCATGTATAGGGTGACTCGCATAAGACCCGGCCGATGGACCCTCCGGGACAAGGGAAACAAAGGGGATCCCCGCTTCTCCTATAATCTCCCCACTTTCCCTAACTCCCTGAGCGCTCCCTGCCCTGGTGGCTGCACTGCCGGtagagctggtggccgggctgtatcccctatccctcccccccccagggtTATACTTCCCGGGTAATGGATTTAAGTGCCTGGCCACCTGGCCCTCTGAGGACGCTCCTCCCCCCCGGTACCTGGCGCTGCTGCCTTGCTCtgccgccatcttgcctgcctTCCCGCCATGCGTCTGCACGTGGCACGTGCCTCCCTTgctgctccatgctgccggtgtcTCCTGCTGCCGTGCGCCCGACTGCGCGCTGGCTCCTGGACCCGGAGCCCCTGCTTGATGCTGCCGGTGCCCCTCTGCTGTTTTGCGGACTGCCGCCCGGCTGTTCCCGCTGCTCCTCCGCGGTCGCTCCAACCGCCGCGCGATTCGAATTTCGCGCCTCCGCCCTCGTGGCGCGTCCCGCGCCCTGCAACATCTCTCCGCTGCGGCCGCTCCTGCGGCCGACCCTCTTGGCGGCggggctcggactgagcctcgcaggggggttccgtcttctcttcgggcggcctcgcccggcatcccccagcTGTTCCGCTCCCTCGGCAGCCGCCGGtaacgctgctgccggcccgactggCCTTCCGGACTCCGACCCCGATCTGCAGCTTGCGAGGATCTCCTCCAGCCATTCCGCGCCGTCCGTCTGGATCGCCTCCCGAATCTGGGCTCGCAGCTCCTCCATCCTCCGATCTTGGGACTTCTGGATCGCCGGACGCGGTTGCCTTCTCCTCTTCCACGCCGCTTGCAGGTATTTCTTCGccgcttctcctcttctgctggaTACTCCTTCCCTTTTCCGCACTTCTTCTCCTCTCTTCTGGAAACGCTTTTCGCCCTTTGCAATCTTCTTTCTGCTGCTGTCTCTCCTCCAGTCTTCTCCCGTCTCTTCCTGTCTCACGactgagctccttccgctcccccccaccctttctcttcctgtctaaactccaccccccttttgctcgctctacttaacccctgctgtacctgttcccagtcatgtgccgcatccttagttagctcgcggcattcaaaggggggcgctcctatactatatatagtagggggaacatagggggggccgctcctatactatatacagcaggggtaacaaaggggggccgctcctatactatatacagcaggagtaacacagggggaggggctcctatactatatacagcaggggtaacataggggggccgctcctgtactatatacagcaggggtaacataggggggccgctcctgtactatatacaacaggagtaacacaggggggcgctcctatactatatacagcaggggtaacataggggggccgctcctatactatatacagcagggggaacatagggggccgctcctatactatatatactagggggaacataggggggcgctcctgtactatatacaacaggagtaacacagggggaggggctcctatactatatacagcagggggaacataggggggcgctcctgtactatatacagcaggggtaacataggggggccgctcctgtactatatacagcagggggaacataggggggcgctcctatactatatacagcaggggtaacatagggggggctcctgtactatatacagcaggagtaacatggggggggcgctcctatactatatacagctgggggaacataggggggcagctcctatactatatacagcaggagtaacataggggggccgctcctgtactatatacagcagggggaacataggggggcgctcctatactatatacagcaggggtaacacagggggggctcctgtactatatacagcaggagtaacatagggggggcgctcctatactatatacagctgggggaacataggggggccgctcctatactatatacagcagggggaacataggggggcgctcctatactatatatactagggggaacataggggggcgctcctgtactatatacaacaggagtaacacaggggggcgctcctatactatatacaacaggagtaacacaggggggcgctcttatgctatatacagcaggggtaacataggggggccgctcctgtactatatacagcaggggtaacataggggggcgctcctgtactatatacaacaggagtaacacaggggggcgctcctatactatatacagaagGAGttacataggggggcgctcctatactatatacagcagggggaacatagggggccactcctatactatatatactagggggaacataggggggcgctcctgtactatat
The sequence above is a segment of the Eleutherodactylus coqui strain aEleCoq1 chromosome 7, aEleCoq1.hap1, whole genome shotgun sequence genome. Coding sequences within it:
- the LOC136572307 gene encoding uncharacterized protein, which produces MIAGGYATNDAPHVSSRQPSSSRGRSPGRRTAGTSPLAMPEDGRADGAVQRAAPSGGCVGSTLPAFLVGSGRTELLKLVESSVTVGTWKNYNAVWKKWLCCTDGRVAGGERARSATLDMLASLRAGRASVDAAKKHLAGVAFLLKLHGFRDVTKEFVFRQIVRGWKKEKAGSDARRPITYRLLCKLLDTLEVTCCNGYEVLLFRTAFLLAFFAALRIGELVPKSKFMPGGLMFDDVVPVDDGIRVRIKKSKTDVFGRGEWVPISRLGAVWCPVDTVASYMATRPAGEQFLVHASGLPLTRFQVTAGLKSALRSVGLDPKEFGTHSFRIGAATSADAGGMNEDGVKRLGRWKSQAYKSYVRPDLAVRDLS